Proteins encoded within one genomic window of Humulus lupulus chromosome 1, drHumLupu1.1, whole genome shotgun sequence:
- the LOC133792721 gene encoding G2/mitotic-specific cyclin-2-like — protein sequence MGGIEEKYQDTKNPSFFQEGSRNGGAKFVKEMGNNPRRALRNINPNILGATHNPYVVNKRDFSGKLLPAQVVQHCSEVCNRETKNLNLLAVKSSGVEDCQIVDVEDFEDNKDVSIPMFVKHTEALLDELDQVEEVEMEDVEDEEDVEEEPVMDIDSSNLKDPLSVVEYVNEIYDHYRKTECLSCVSPNYMVHQPDINDKMRAILIDWLIEVHHKFDLMEETLFLTVNLIDRFLERQIVIRKKLQLVGVTAILLACKYEEVSVPVIEDFVLITDKAYTKQDVLDMEKLIVNELQFNFSVPTPFVFMRRFLKAAQSNKKLEILSSYIIELCLVEYEMLKFSPSLLAAAAIYTSQCTLYGSKQWSKTSEWYSYYSENQLLECSRLMVSFHQKAGKDKKLTGVYRKYNTKKFGFAVRAEPANFLIGY from the exons ATGGGTGGAATAGAAGAGAAATATCAGGACACTAAAAACCCCTCATTTTTTCAAG AAGGTTCAAGAAATGGGGGTGCCAAGTTTGTTAAGGAGATGGGAAACAATCCCAGAAGGGCACTGAGAAATATCAATCCCAACATTTTGGGGGCAACTCATAATCCGTATGTCGTCAACAAAAGAGATTTTTCTGG GAAGCTGCTACCAGCTCAAGTCGTTCAGCATTGCTCCGAA GTTTGTAATCGTGAAACTAAGAACCTAAACTTATTGGCAGTAAAGTCTAGTGGTGTAGAAGATTGTCAGATTGTAGATGTGGAGGACTTTGAGGATAACAAGGATGTCTCAATACCAATGTTTGTGAAGCACACAGAAGCTCTTCTAGATGAACTTGATCAGGTG GAGGAAGTTGAAATGGAGGATGTGGAAGATGAGGAAGATGTGGAAGAGGAACCTGTCATGGACATCGACAGCAGCAATTTGAAAGATCCACTTTCAGTAGTTGAGTACGTAAATGAAATTTATGACCACTATAGGAAAACCGAG TGTTTAAGCTGTGTCTCTCCAAATTACATGGTTCATCAACCTGACATTAATGACAAAATGAGAGCCATACTCATTGACTGGCTAATTGAG GTTCACCACAAGTTTGACCTCATGGAAGAGACATTGTTCCTCACTGTCAATCTCATAGATAGGTTCTTAGAGCGTCAAATTGTGATCAGAAAGAAGCTTCAGTTGGTTGGGGTGACAGCTATTCTATTGGCATGCAAATATGAGGAGGTTTCAGTCCCTGTAATTGAGGATTTTGTGCTCATAACTGACAAGGCATACACAAAGCAAGATGTTCTAGACATG GAGAAATTGATTGTGAATGAGTTACAATTCAACTTTTCTGTGCCTACCCCATTTGTTTTCATGAGGAGGTTTCTCAAAGCCGCTCAGTCGAACAAAAAA CTTGAAATCTTGTCATCCTACATCATTGAGTTGTGCTTAGTGGAGTACGAAATGCTCAAGTTTTCGCCGTCTTTGCTTGCCGCGGCAGCAATTTACACTTCTCAGTGTACTCTTTACGGTTCTAAGCAGTGGAGTAAGACCAGCGAGTGGTATTCTTATTATTCAGAAAACCAACTCCT AGAATGCTCAAGATTGATGGTTTCTTTCCATCAAAAGGCTGGAAAGGATAAGAAACTAACTGGAGTTTACAGGAAATACAACACAAAGAAATTTGGGTTTGCGGTTAGAGCTGAACCAGCAAACTTTCTAATAGGTTACTGA